A region of Drosophila suzukii chromosome 2L, CBGP_Dsuzu_IsoJpt1.0, whole genome shotgun sequence DNA encodes the following proteins:
- the LOC139355161 gene encoding CD209 antigen-like protein B: MRPCFKLRILILNHFEMEKVAALWLLVLMVGCPYGYTAAGNPSEDLENRCNGHFFTRLKPVMDLVQSNQDQLVTCKKIIAKGVQEEEKQIQIQLEAMLESLSSVKTSLEAAFETKIENQFETLMQNLKKLIPQDLDARLRSIERQITSKEFEKNPLRIKNQTGTESEHQVKLEGQPEILQHTLSKPIQGFKKIGSKFFYIENGYKLNWDDAVSACRGMGAQLADIENMQESKDLYASLIYNNSYWLGISARAKEVTFISVASGKQVPFLKWKPGQPNSGLSDRRCVSFYFGEMWDDRCSDTHFFICKADIAV; the protein is encoded by the coding sequence ATGAGACCTTGTTTCAAGCTACGAATACTAATTCTGAACCACTTTGAAATGGAAAAAGTTGCAGCTCTTTGGTTACTCGTGTTAATGGTTGGATGTCCTTATGGATATACAGCAGCTGGAAATCCATCGGAAGATCTAGAGAACCGCTGTAATGGACACTTTTTCACGAGGTTAAAGCCAGTTATGGATTTGGTTCAGTCCAACCAGGATCAGTTGGTCACCTGCAAAAAAATCATAGCAAAAGGCGTCCAGGAGGAAGAGAAGCAGATACAGATCCAACTCGAAGCCATGCTGGAATCCTTATCGAGTGTTAAGACTTCTTTGGAGGCTGCTTTTGAAACGAAAATCGAAAACCAGTTTGAAACCCTGAtgcaaaatttaaagaaaCTCATCCCACAGGACTTAGATGCCAGGTTGAGGAGTATAGAACGACAGATCACATCAAAGGAATTCGAGAAAAATCCGCTACGGATTAAAAACCAAACAGGCACAGAGAGCGAACATCAGGTTAAGTTAGAAGGACAGCCAGAGATTTTACAGCATACACTGAGCAAACCAATTCAAGGTTTCAAGAAGATTGGCTCAAAGTTCTTTTATATTGAAAACGGTTACAAGTTAAATTGGGATGATGCAGTAAGTGCCTGTCGCGGAATGGGGGCACAACTAGCGGATATTGAAAATATGCAGGAGTCTAAGGACCTATATGCTTCTCTTATCTATAACAATTCCTACTGGCTGGGCATCAGCGCAAGGGCCAAAGAAGTCACGTTCATTTCTGTGGCTTCCGGAAAACAAGTTCCCTTTTTAAAATGGAAGCCAGGACAACCCAACAGCGGATTGAGTGATCGACGCTGCGTTTCCTTTTATTTTGGTGAAATGTGGGATGACAGGTGCAGCGATACTCATTTCTTCATTTGTAAGGCAGATATAgctgtttaa